The DNA window CAGCGGAGCGGCATAGGCATGGTTCGCCGGGTACAGCGCACGGGACACCGCGATCCCGAGCAGCGACGCCGGGCTGTCGTTCATCTGCGCCAGGCTGGTCAGCCGGCGAGACCGCTCGCGATCCACATCCCCCTTTGCGAAGGCCGGGTTCATGTAAGCGTCGCCCAGCAAGGTGAGCAACTCACCGAAGTGCGTCGAGAGCGCCGCGCCGCCCACCAGCCCCCCATCGTGACCGACCCTCGCCTCGAACCGCGCCCCGATGCGCCCCATGGCATCGCTGAACGCGATGGCCGAGCGCGTCTTCGTCCCCTGGGTGAGCAGCGCCCCCACGAAACCACCGACCCCGGGTGCGGCCTGATCCGCGCCGCGATCGTTCGAGATCTCCACGGCGACCACCGGAAGATCCCGGCGCTCGACCAGCAGGAGCCGCATCCCGTTGGGGAGCCGCGCCTCCTGGATCTTCGGTGGGACGAACGCAACCGCCGGATCGGGCGGCGGCGGCGTCTTGCGGAACCCCTCGTCCGGAGGAGCAGGAATCGCTGGCTTCTCCGTGGCCTGCGCAGGAGGAGACGACGGCGCCTCGGGCGGCGGCGGATTGGCGCACGCTGCGAGGAAAGCGAGGGTCGACCACAGGCCGGTGCTCTTGAACCGCATGCTCACTTCCCCTGCTTTCCGGCAGTGCTGCTCACCAGGCGCCCTGCCTTGGGCGCGCCCTTCGTCGGCGTCACCACCGTGACCACCCGCCGCGTGGCAGGCAGCAGTGTGGCGGCAGCCTGCTGCACATCCGCCAGCTTCACCCCCTCGTACCGCGCCAGATCCTTGGAGAGATACCCGGGATCCCCCGTGTACTGGTTGTACATGTTCAAGGTGTCCGCGCGCGCGGTGACCTCCTCCATCTGGAAGACCATGTCCGACAGCGTGCGCGCCTTCGCCCGGGTCAGCTCATCCTCGGTGGGCGCCTCCTTGCGCAGCTTCTCCACCTCCTCGTCGATGATCTGCAGCACCTTCTCGGGCGACTGGTCCCGCTTCAGCGTCACCATGATGTGGAAGGTGCTCGCGAGCTGACTGGAGGCCTGCCGCGCGTAGACGTCCTGCGCGATCTGCAGATCGTGGACGAGGCGCTTGTAGAGCCGGCTGCTCTTCCCCGTGGCGAGCACCTGGGCCACGAAATCGAGCTCCGCGTCCCCCTTCGCGAAGAACGGCGGCGTCACCCAGGCGATCTGCACGCGCGGAAGCTCCACATCGGCCTCCACCGCGAGCCGCTTCTCCGACTTCAGATCCCCCGGATCGGCGGCCGTCTTCACCACCGGCTTCGCCCCCGCGGGGATGGAGCCGAAATACTTCTCCACGAGCGGCTTCGTCTTCGCCTTGTCGATGTCGCCCGCGATGACCAAGGTCGCGTTCCCCGGCACGTAGTACGTCTTGAAGAACCCCCGCACGTCTTCCATGCTCGCCGCGTCGAGGTCCTGCGGCGTCCCGATGGTCAGCAGGTGGTAGGGGTGCCCCTCCGGGAAGAGCGCCGCGTTCACGAACTGCGACACCAGCCCGTACGGCGCGTTCTCGTAGCGCTGCCGCCGCTCGTTCTTCACCACGTCCCGCTGGCTCGCGAACGTTTTCTCGTCGGCGTGGTCGAGCAGCCACCCCATCCGGTCGCTCTCCAGCCAGAGCACCAGCCCGAGCTGGTTCGAAGGCACGGTCTCGAAGTAGTTCGTCCGGTCCGTGTTGGTGGTCCCGTTCCGCTCGCTGGCCCCCGCGCGCTCCAGGTACTTGAAGAACAGGTCCTCCCCCACGTTCTTCGACCCCTGGAACATCACGTGCTCGAACAGGTGCGCGAACCCGTTCTTGCCAGCCGCTTCGTCCTTGGAGCCCACGTGGTACCAGACGTTCACCGCCACGATCGGCGTGCGGCGATCCTCGTGCAGGATGACTTCCAGCCCGTTCGGCAAGACGTACTTCTCGAAGGGCAGCGTCACCTCGACGCGCTTGCTGGCCGACGCCGGCTGCGCCGCCGATGACGGCTGAGCGACCGCCGGGACCACGACGGACATCGCACCGAGCGCGGCAGCCAGCACGCACACCGCGGAGGCTCGCGATGGGAGCCCCCGCAGGCGGGCTCGGAGGAGCTTTCGAGCGAACATGGCGACAGGGTGCAGTACAGGCGACCCCGGGTCCAGAGCGAAGGGCCGACGCTGGCGCTCCCTGTCCCTTGCTGGGCGGACCCCCTCCTCGATACCTTCCAGAGTCGCGCCATGAGCACCAGCGAGCCTCCCTCCCCCTCCTCGCCTCCGCCCTCCCAGCCACCACCTCCACGATCCATCCGCCGCGTGCTGCGGCTCTGGTTCGGCTTCTCCGACCCGGTGGGACGCAGGCCGTACCTGATCACGGGCGTCAGCCTCATGGTCCTCAAGTACCTGCTCGAAGCAGGGCTCGTCTTTGCGGTCACCGGCAAGTCCTGGAGCCCCATCACGTACCTGAACCCCATCATGTCGCTGCGCCTCGCCGAGCTGCGCGACGCCCCCACCTGGCTGTACGTGCTGCTCGCGACCAGCACCCTCCCCTTCATGTGGATCGGCGCGAGCATGAGCGTGCGCCGCGCCGTCGACGCCGGAGGCTCCGCCTGGCTCGGCATGGGCTTCATGATCCCCATCCTCAACCTCCCCACCATGCTCGCGCTCGCGGCCGTGCCCTCGAAAGCAGGCGCCACGTGGACCCCGCAGCCGACCACGGTGTTCAGGAGCCCCGGCGCCCAGCCTCGCATCCCCCTGCAGATCGACACCGGCCTCAAGGCAGCCCTCCTCGGCGTTGCCGCCGCGGTGACCGTGGGCCTGTCGATGATGTTCCTCTCCGTCTACGGACTCGGCCTCTACGGCGTCACGCTGTTCTTCATCACCCCGCTCGTCATGGGCGTCGTGAGCGCCTTTCTCTTCAACCGCCCCCATCCGCGACCGCTGGGCAACACCATCCTGGTCGCCCTGGCGAGCACCTTCATCGCCGGAGCGGGCATGCTGCTCCTCGCGCTCGAAGGCATCATCTGCCTCGCCATGGCCTTCCCCATCGCCGTCTTCATCGCGATCCTGGGCGCCTTGATCGGCAGGGCCGTCGCGGTCCAGACCCGCACCCCGCTCCGGCACACCGCAGCGATGATGCTCGCGCTCCCCGGCATCGCCGGCGCCGAGGCCCAGGTGACCACGGTCCCTCTCCACGAGGTCCAGACCGCCATCGAGATCGACGCGCCCCCCGAGGCCGTCTGGCCCAACGTCATCGGCTTCAGCGAGCTACCGCGCCCCGCGGAGTGGGTGTTCCGCACCGGCATCGCCTACCCCACCCGCGCCCGCATCGAAGGCGAAGGCGTCGGCGCCGTCCGCCACTGCGAGTTCACCACGGGACCCTTCGTCGAGCCGATCACCGCCTGGGAGCCTCCCCGCCGCCTCGCCTTCGACGTCGCAGCCCAGCCCCCTGCGATGAAGGAATGGAGCCCATTCCAGCACGTCCATCCCCCTCACCTCGATGGCAGCCTCCGCTCCCGACGCGGCGAGTTCAGGCTCATCCCCCTCCCGGGAGGGCGCACCCGGCTCGAAGGCAGCACCTGGTACGAGCTGTCGATGGCCCCGACCCTCTACTGGAAGGTGTGGAGCGACGACGTCCTCCATCGCATCCACCACCGCGTCCTCCAGCACGTGAAGCGCCTCAGCGAAGAGCGCGCACGCGCCGCCTCCTCCGACACCTGACCCCTCGTCGATCCCCTCCGGCAAGGCGCGTTTCCTGGAGCGAGGGGTCAACCGCCCGTGACCCCCATCGAGGAGCCTCCATCACCACCCCAGCCGCGGCGAACAGAACACCTCGGCGGCTCTTCCTTTGTGGCTCGCCGTTTCTGGATGCTCGCAAGTCCCTGTCCTTGTTGGGCGAGTCGCTCCCCCGATACCATCCCCGACAAGCCCATGAGCGAGCCTCCCCCGGCCTCCTCGCCGCCGGTCTCCCGGCCCCCCTCGCAGTCGATCCCGCGCCGCATGCTGCGGCTCTGGTTCGGCTTCTCCGACCCGGTGGCGCGCAGGCCATACCTCATCACCGGCGTCAGCCTCATGGTCCTCAAGTACCTGCTCGAGGCCGGGCTCGTCTTCGTGGTCACCGGCAAGTCCTGGAGCCCCCTCACGTACCTGAACCCCATCATGTCGCAGCGACTCGCCGAGCTACGCGACGCCCCCACCTGGATGTATGTGCTGCTCGCGCTCAACACCCTCCCCTTCATGTGGATCGGCGCGAGCATGAGCGTGCGACGTGCCGTCGACGCAGGCATGTCCGCGTGGTTCGGGCTGGGCTTCATCGTCCCCATCCTCAACCTCCCCACCTTGCTCATGCTCGCCGCCTTGCCCTCCCGGCCTGGCGCGATCTGGCTGCTGCAATCGACCCCGGAGCTCGGCATACCGGACGACGCATCGGGCCTCCCCTTGCCGATCGATACCGGACTCAAGGCAGCCCTCCTCGGCGTGGCAGCCGCGGTGGCCGTGGGCCTGTCGATGACGATCATCTCCGTCCATAGCTTCGACCTCTACGGCGCCACGCTGTTCTTCGTCACCCCCCTCGTCATGGGCGTCGTGAGCGCCTTTCTCTACAACCGCCCGCACCCCCGCTCGTTGCGCAGCACCATGTACACCACGCTGGCGAGCACCCTCATCGCCGGAGCGTGCCTGCTCCTCTTCGCCCTCGAAGGCCTCCTTTGCCTCTTCATGGCCTTCCCCATCGCCGCCTGCATCGCGATCCTGGGCGCCTTGATCGGCAGAGCCGTCGCCGTGCAAACCCGGACCCCCTTCAAGCACACCGCGGCGATGATGCTCGCGCTCCCCGGCATCGCCGGCGCCGAGGCCCAGGTGACGACGGTCCCCCTCCACGAGGTCCAGACCGCCATCGAGATCGACGCGCCCCCCGAGGCCGTCTGGCCCAACGTCATCGGCTTCAGCGAGCTACCGCGCCCCGCGGAGTGGGTGTTCCGCACCGGCATCGCCTACCCCACCCGCGCCCGCATCGAAGGCGAAGGCGTCGGCGCCGTCCGCCACTGCGAGTTCACCACGGGACCCTTCGTCGAGCCGATCACCGCCTGGGAGCCGCCCCGCCGCCTCGCCTTCGACGTCGCAGCCCAGCCCCCTGCGATGAAGGAATGGAGCCCATTCCAGCACGTCCATCCCCCTCACCTCGACGGCAGCCTCCGCTCCCGACGCGGCGAGTTCAGGCTCATCCCTCTCCCTGGAGGACGCACTCGGCTCGAAGGCAGCACCTGGTACGAGCTGTCGATGGCTCCGACCCTCTACTGGAAGGTGTGGAGCGACGACGTCCTCCATCGCATCCACCACCGCGTGCTCCAGCACGTGAAGCGCCTCAGCGAAGAGAGCGCGCGTGCCGCCTCCTCCGAGACCTGACCTCCTCCGAGACCTGACCTCCTCCGACGCCTGACCTCTCCGACACCTGGTCGCTCGGCGAGCGACGCCCGCGTCCTCAGCGCGGTCGAGGCGCCATCGGCCGCATGTGGATCCGCGGCTGCAGGACCATGTCCCGCTCCATCATCATCGGCGCTCGACCGACGCCGATGCCGGAGCCAGGTCGCCAGAACGGGTCGTACCACCACCCGTGGCCATAGCCATACGTGTAGGACCACGCCGGCCCAGCCGGCCGCGTCTGGACACGGATGCGCTCGAACGGCGTCCGCTCACCGACGAGCCGCGTGTCCGTCTGCACCTGCCACACCACATCGAACGCAGGCAGATCCGAGGCCTCGTCGATCCCCTCCGGCAAGGGGAACATCATCTCCACGATGCGCTGCTGCCCGGGCGGGATCTCCACCACCGGCAAGCGCTCCGTGCCCGCCTTCAGCAGCTCGGGCCGCCCCTCGGCGCGGCGCAGCTCCACCCGGACCGCGCGCGTGTCCAGCGTCCACGGCTGGGACCCTGCATCGTTGGACAGCCACAGTGCGACATGCAGCGCAGCGATCTCGTCGTCCTCCCCCTTCACCTCCAGCTCGACCACCCCGTACGAGTGCACCCGCACATCGCCCGTCGGCGCCTCGGGCGGGAGGGGATACCGAGCCGCCGGCTGCCCCTCCACCACGGCCGTGAGCTGCTCCCCGGGCAAGTACACGTAGGACGGCGAACACCCCAAAAGCGCCGCACCGAGCACCCCGGCGCCGAGCAGACCAACCTGCCCGGCACGCCGAGGCGCCGTGACCCACTGTCGGGACGAAGGAGGCGAGGACCGTCTCATCACGAGAGGAGATGTGGACCACCGGACGGACAACGCAAGCGGGAGATGCCGGAGACCGTCATCTCAGCCCACGAAAATCTTCTCGGCCAGCCGCATCGCCGACCAGACGTACGCTGTCCCGGAGCCGAGCAGCACGGCGGGCAGCACCGCAGCCGACCAGGCGAAAGAGAGCCGCGACAGCACAGGACGCGACGCTCGGGCCTCTCCGGTGAGCACCAGACGCGCGCGACGACGGAGCGCGTCCGCGGCCCCCGCATCGCAGGGCACCTCGGGCAGCTCTGCCAGATCGTTCAGGATTGAATCCTCGCTGGACCTCATCGTCGACCTCCCACGCTTCCCGCTCCCTCAGCCTCGCGCTTCTCGAGCCACACCGCAAGCTCCGCCCGCGCCCTGGACAGGCGCTTGCGGGCGGCATCCTCCCGGATCCCGAGCACCGCCCCCACCTGCGCCGCGTCGAGCCCCTCCACCGCAGACAGCAACAACACCTCCCGGTGCGCTTCGGGCAGCGCACGCAGCCCCTCCTCCACCGAACGCACCGCCGCACGCGCGCTCGCGACCACCTCCAGCCCTGGCGCTGGATCCACGGGCTCCACCGTGAGGACCTCGCCAGCCCCCCACCCGAGCATCGCCCACCGCCGATGGCTGCGATGCCGGTTGCGCGCCACCGTGAACAGCCACGCCCGCAGATCGGTGTCCTCGTTCAGCTTCTCGGCGTAACGGGCCACCTGCATCCACGTCTCCTGGATCAGATCCTCGGCGACCTCCCGACGACCGGCGAGGCGCACCAGAAAGCTCCACAGACGCCCGTGATAGCGCGCATACACCGCGTCGAACGCCCGCGGATCCC is part of the Chondromyces crocatus genome and encodes:
- a CDS encoding RNA polymerase sigma factor, yielding METSPRIADGPAPGGREPSVETSAVSAEESDAALVERLRRRDPRAFDAVYARYHGRLWSFLVRLAGRREVAEDLIQETWMQVARYAEKLNEDTDLRAWLFTVARNRHRSHRRWAMLGWGAGEVLTVEPVDPAPGLEVVASARAAVRSVEEGLRALPEAHREVLLLSAVEGLDAAQVGAVLGIREDAARKRLSRARAELAVWLEKREAEGAGSVGGRR
- a CDS encoding SRPBCC family protein, whose protein sequence is MSEPPPASSPPVSRPPSQSIPRRMLRLWFGFSDPVARRPYLITGVSLMVLKYLLEAGLVFVVTGKSWSPLTYLNPIMSQRLAELRDAPTWMYVLLALNTLPFMWIGASMSVRRAVDAGMSAWFGLGFIVPILNLPTLLMLAALPSRPGAIWLLQSTPELGIPDDASGLPLPIDTGLKAALLGVAAAVAVGLSMTIISVHSFDLYGATLFFVTPLVMGVVSAFLYNRPHPRSLRSTMYTTLASTLIAGACLLLFALEGLLCLFMAFPIAACIAILGALIGRAVAVQTRTPFKHTAAMMLALPGIAGAEAQVTTVPLHEVQTAIEIDAPPEAVWPNVIGFSELPRPAEWVFRTGIAYPTRARIEGEGVGAVRHCEFTTGPFVEPITAWEPPRRLAFDVAAQPPAMKEWSPFQHVHPPHLDGSLRSRRGEFRLIPLPGGRTRLEGSTWYELSMAPTLYWKVWSDDVLHRIHHRVLQHVKRLSEESARAASSET
- a CDS encoding SRPBCC family protein, with product MSTSEPPSPSSPPPSQPPPPRSIRRVLRLWFGFSDPVGRRPYLITGVSLMVLKYLLEAGLVFAVTGKSWSPITYLNPIMSLRLAELRDAPTWLYVLLATSTLPFMWIGASMSVRRAVDAGGSAWLGMGFMIPILNLPTMLALAAVPSKAGATWTPQPTTVFRSPGAQPRIPLQIDTGLKAALLGVAAAVTVGLSMMFLSVYGLGLYGVTLFFITPLVMGVVSAFLFNRPHPRPLGNTILVALASTFIAGAGMLLLALEGIICLAMAFPIAVFIAILGALIGRAVAVQTRTPLRHTAAMMLALPGIAGAEAQVTTVPLHEVQTAIEIDAPPEAVWPNVIGFSELPRPAEWVFRTGIAYPTRARIEGEGVGAVRHCEFTTGPFVEPITAWEPPRRLAFDVAAQPPAMKEWSPFQHVHPPHLDGSLRSRRGEFRLIPLPGGRTRLEGSTWYELSMAPTLYWKVWSDDVLHRIHHRVLQHVKRLSEERARAASSDT
- a CDS encoding M16 family metallopeptidase, whose translation is MFARKLLRARLRGLPSRASAVCVLAAALGAMSVVVPAVAQPSSAAQPASASKRVEVTLPFEKYVLPNGLEVILHEDRRTPIVAVNVWYHVGSKDEAAGKNGFAHLFEHVMFQGSKNVGEDLFFKYLERAGASERNGTTNTDRTNYFETVPSNQLGLVLWLESDRMGWLLDHADEKTFASQRDVVKNERRQRYENAPYGLVSQFVNAALFPEGHPYHLLTIGTPQDLDAASMEDVRGFFKTYYVPGNATLVIAGDIDKAKTKPLVEKYFGSIPAGAKPVVKTAADPGDLKSEKRLAVEADVELPRVQIAWVTPPFFAKGDAELDFVAQVLATGKSSRLYKRLVHDLQIAQDVYARQASSQLASTFHIMVTLKRDQSPEKVLQIIDEEVEKLRKEAPTEDELTRAKARTLSDMVFQMEEVTARADTLNMYNQYTGDPGYLSKDLARYEGVKLADVQQAAATLLPATRRVVTVVTPTKGAPKAGRLVSSTAGKQGK